In a single window of the Prevotella melaninogenica genome:
- a CDS encoding glycosyltransferase family 2 protein: MIEKPLVTVITVCYNAVSLIEKTIRSVLAQQYEHIEYVVVDGGSTDGTIEIIRKYEAHISHWITEQDEGIYDAMNKGVAMATGEWCIFLNAGDTFAADDVLQRVFQVPREADVIYGDVVKNGIVKPAEAPHNSHRMYFCHQSCLTRTACLREFPYDISYRMSADFKLYKLLWKKHYRFLQLPFAISNFDTTGVSNTNRSRGLYDNIQIIRELDGCLEQMRLLPRLYFVYFLCKLKNQ, encoded by the coding sequence ATGATAGAAAAGCCCTTAGTTACGGTCATTACTGTTTGTTATAACGCTGTATCACTGATAGAGAAGACTATCCGTAGCGTTTTGGCACAGCAGTATGAGCATATTGAATACGTTGTTGTTGATGGCGGTTCTACTGATGGTACGATAGAGATAATTCGTAAGTATGAAGCTCATATCAGTCATTGGATAACGGAACAAGATGAGGGTATCTATGATGCAATGAACAAAGGCGTTGCAATGGCTACAGGAGAATGGTGTATCTTTCTCAATGCTGGTGACACATTTGCAGCTGATGATGTTTTGCAAAGGGTTTTTCAAGTTCCGCGTGAGGCTGATGTCATTTATGGAGATGTTGTAAAGAATGGCATTGTTAAGCCTGCTGAAGCACCTCATAATAGCCATCGAATGTACTTTTGTCATCAAAGTTGTCTGACACGTACAGCCTGTCTTCGAGAGTTTCCATACGATATAAGTTATCGAATGTCAGCAGACTTCAAGTTGTATAAGTTGCTTTGGAAAAAGCATTATCGCTTCCTTCAATTGCCTTTTGCTATTTCCAACTTTGACACAACAGGCGTTTCCAATACGAATCGGTCACGAGGACTATACGATAACATACAAATTATTCGAGAGTTAGACGGATGTTTAGAGCAGATGCGACTTCTACCACGTCTTTATTTCGTCTACTTTCTCTGTAAATTAAAGAATCAATAA
- a CDS encoding glycosyltransferase family 2 protein — MEKKEISVVINTYNAEKFLQRVLDSVKDFDEVVICDMESTDHTVEIAQRAGCKVVTFPKGNHTCAEPARTFAIQSAKSPWVLVVDADELVTPELRTYLYQHINKPNSARGLYIPRQNRFMNTPKKGFSKDYQLRFFIREGTVWPPYIHSIPQVQGPIEHINNHLYNVQLIHLAENYLSDMLEKCNRYTTNEVLKKQGKNYGVGVLLFRPFWRFFKSYFMNGEIRNGVTGFIDSVMTGFYQFMIVAKVIEARIKKQSEDEQK; from the coding sequence ATGGAAAAAAAAGAGATATCAGTTGTTATCAACACCTACAATGCAGAGAAATTCCTGCAGCGTGTACTCGACTCCGTTAAGGACTTCGATGAGGTTGTTATCTGCGATATGGAGAGTACTGACCATACCGTAGAGATTGCTCAACGTGCCGGATGTAAGGTTGTCACTTTCCCAAAAGGTAATCATACCTGTGCTGAACCAGCTCGAACCTTTGCCATACAGAGTGCTAAAAGCCCATGGGTACTCGTCGTTGACGCTGACGAATTGGTGACACCAGAGTTAAGAACTTATCTTTATCAGCACATCAACAAGCCTAACAGTGCGAGAGGTCTTTATATTCCAAGGCAGAACCGATTTATGAATACCCCTAAGAAAGGGTTTTCAAAGGATTATCAACTGCGCTTCTTTATCCGCGAAGGAACCGTCTGGCCTCCATACATACACTCCATTCCACAAGTGCAGGGACCTATCGAACACATCAATAACCATCTTTACAATGTACAATTAATTCACTTAGCGGAGAACTATCTATCAGATATGTTAGAGAAATGTAACCGCTATACCACTAATGAAGTCCTCAAGAAGCAGGGCAAGAATTATGGAGTTGGTGTATTACTCTTCCGTCCTTTCTGGCGTTTCTTCAAATCCTACTTTATGAATGGAGAAATAAGAAACGGTGTTACAGGCTTTATTGATAGTGTTATGACAGGCTTCTACCAGTTTATGATTGTTGCGAAAGTAATAGAGGCAAGGATAAAGAAACAGAGTGAAGACGAACAGAAATAA
- the dinD gene encoding DNA damage-inducible protein D produces MDKNSILQYKSSFDSIVRYIESDDSKEQIEVWFARELQTILGYARWENFLVAIRRAVDSCKTQGINLDDHFREVTKMIEIGKGAKREVPDFMLTRYACYLIAQNGDPKKEEIAFAQSYFAVQTRKAELIEERLNLLSRLETRDKLRMAEKQLSQNIYQRGVDDKGFGRIRSKGDTALFGGHTTEDMKKRLGVKSNRPLADFLPTLTIAAKNLATEMTNYNVENKGLHGELPITREHIQNNYSVRNMLGQRGIKPEDLPPAEDIKKLERKVVRDEKKIEQISQKLPKNKNSDS; encoded by the coding sequence ATGGACAAGAATAGTATATTACAATATAAATCATCGTTCGACAGCATTGTCAGATACATTGAGAGCGATGATAGCAAAGAACAGATAGAAGTTTGGTTTGCACGCGAACTACAAACAATATTAGGCTATGCGCGATGGGAGAATTTTCTTGTTGCCATACGACGAGCAGTAGATTCGTGTAAAACACAAGGAATCAATCTTGATGATCATTTTCGTGAGGTCACGAAAATGATAGAAATAGGCAAAGGAGCAAAACGAGAGGTACCCGACTTTATGCTTACTCGCTATGCCTGCTATCTTATCGCCCAAAACGGCGACCCTAAGAAAGAAGAAATTGCCTTTGCCCAAAGCTACTTTGCCGTACAAACACGAAAAGCAGAATTAATAGAAGAGCGACTGAACCTGCTATCTCGTTTAGAAACCCGCGATAAATTGAGAATGGCTGAAAAACAATTATCGCAGAACATATATCAGCGAGGAGTTGATGACAAAGGCTTCGGGCGCATACGTTCTAAAGGTGATACCGCACTTTTTGGAGGACACACCACTGAAGATATGAAGAAACGATTGGGAGTGAAATCTAACAGACCATTAGCAGACTTTCTACCCACCCTTACCATAGCTGCCAAGAACCTTGCTACAGAGATGACCAACTACAACGTAGAAAACAAAGGCTTGCATGGAGAACTGCCTATTACGCGCGAACACATACAGAATAACTATAGTGTGCGTAATATGTTGGGACAGCGTGGTATCAAGCCAGAAGACCTTCCACCCGCAGAAGATATTAAGAAACTGGAACGCAAGGTTGTACGAGACGAGAAAAAGATAGAACAAATCTCACAAAAACTACCGAAGAACAAAAATAGTGATTCATAA
- a CDS encoding LTA synthase family protein has translation MYNNLKYLIKHSAVILVILFFVRICFAIAFVPMGLIGSNLTVLPRLLFNVLRFDMQVVCYVLLLPTVLTLVFSALRKAWAERVLSRFRKVYYAIVDILILALSGIDLGFFSNFNSHINLTFFDFFNEGPMSLIQAIWEEYHCVYEGLAFLFLSLLILYVIRRIESDKVLARQTNCSLGGQKTSRGQLIKLSVIILLYIAFLVIGMRGSVWRFPLQIEDTFVSNQKLLNDLVPNAIYMLKKACKEKAKAFKVESTDDLLAQYKFKSLQEALDVYTDGQIKIAKNDTLTALQRALFAEVGDSLKQPQPNVVIIYSESWSNYLFNLQQKDAEMNFGLDRHFKEDLLFRNFQSVQNGTINSLENLFVSTPFPHFFTSSYRFNTLPTSIALPFKASNYTTMFMSGMDAAWENCAEALPHQQFDAVYDKFFLLKDYPHATYNSIGVYDEYLFQALLDKLNKPSKKRQMITVMTTTNHPPFEFPKDLKLLPLPDSFYGKKCFAEHNRKVLDKYLTGFRYYNKALNDFLNRFKASAAAKNTILVITGDHNVRVILNYDVIDKRYEHSVLLYVYLPPYLRKEAYNKLTNRWGSHDDILATLAPFAFRNTKYFKMGKNLLDTSVSDSTYYSANVDQIEAIPSYQKKAERLTAARNLLRQVYFGLYWRTQQ, from the coding sequence ATGTATAACAACTTAAAGTACTTAATTAAGCACTCTGCTGTAATCCTTGTTATCCTCTTTTTCGTGCGCATTTGCTTTGCTATTGCGTTCGTTCCGATGGGTCTTATAGGCAGCAACCTAACTGTTCTTCCACGTTTACTTTTCAATGTCCTGCGTTTTGATATGCAGGTAGTTTGTTATGTTTTGTTGCTTCCAACGGTTCTTACCCTTGTCTTTTCTGCTCTGCGTAAGGCGTGGGCTGAACGAGTATTGAGCCGTTTTCGTAAGGTTTATTACGCTATTGTCGATATTCTTATACTGGCACTCAGCGGGATTGATTTGGGCTTCTTTTCTAATTTCAATAGCCATATTAACCTCACTTTCTTTGATTTTTTCAATGAAGGACCAATGAGTTTGATACAAGCTATATGGGAAGAATATCATTGTGTTTATGAAGGTTTAGCCTTCCTTTTCCTCTCATTATTGATCCTTTATGTCATTCGTAGAATAGAATCAGATAAGGTGTTGGCTCGTCAAACAAACTGTTCTTTAGGCGGTCAGAAGACTTCTCGCGGTCAACTTATTAAACTTTCGGTTATCATTTTACTGTATATTGCCTTTTTAGTTATCGGTATGCGTGGGTCGGTATGGCGTTTCCCTTTGCAGATAGAAGACACCTTTGTATCAAATCAGAAGCTATTGAACGACCTTGTTCCCAACGCTATCTACATGTTGAAGAAGGCTTGTAAAGAGAAAGCTAAGGCCTTTAAGGTTGAGAGTACAGATGACTTATTAGCACAATATAAGTTTAAGAGTCTGCAAGAAGCATTAGATGTTTATACCGATGGGCAGATAAAGATAGCAAAGAACGACACGTTAACAGCCTTGCAGCGTGCATTATTCGCAGAAGTGGGTGACAGTTTAAAGCAGCCACAACCTAATGTTGTAATTATTTATAGCGAAAGTTGGAGTAATTATTTGTTCAATCTCCAACAGAAGGATGCGGAGATGAACTTCGGTTTGGACCGTCATTTCAAAGAAGATTTGCTTTTCCGCAACTTCCAATCGGTTCAGAATGGTACGATAAATTCGCTTGAAAACCTCTTTGTGTCTACTCCTTTTCCACATTTCTTTACTTCATCTTATCGTTTCAATACGCTTCCTACATCGATTGCCTTACCTTTCAAAGCCAGCAACTATACAACGATGTTCATGTCGGGAATGGATGCTGCGTGGGAGAACTGTGCTGAAGCATTGCCTCATCAGCAGTTTGATGCAGTCTATGATAAGTTCTTTCTCTTGAAAGACTATCCTCATGCGACTTATAATAGTATTGGTGTTTACGACGAATACCTCTTCCAAGCGTTGTTAGATAAGTTAAATAAACCATCAAAGAAACGGCAGATGATAACTGTGATGACGACGACAAATCATCCACCTTTTGAGTTCCCAAAGGACTTGAAACTTCTTCCTTTGCCCGATTCTTTCTATGGTAAGAAGTGTTTTGCAGAGCATAATCGTAAGGTTTTGGATAAGTATCTCACCGGATTCCGCTATTATAACAAAGCACTGAACGACTTTCTCAATCGCTTCAAAGCCTCTGCAGCAGCAAAGAATACGATACTTGTTATCACAGGTGACCATAACGTGCGTGTTATTCTTAATTATGATGTAATCGATAAGCGGTATGAACATTCCGTTCTGCTCTATGTCTATCTTCCACCTTACCTACGCAAGGAAGCTTATAACAAGCTAACCAATCGTTGGGGAAGCCATGATGATATCTTAGCAACGCTTGCCCCCTTTGCTTTCCGTAATACAAAGTATTTCAAGATGGGTAAGAACCTATTAGATACGTCTGTTTCGGACAGTACTTATTATAGTGCAAACGTTGACCAGATAGAAGCTATACCAAGCTATCAAAAGAAGGCTGAGCGACTTACGGCAGCCCGCAACCTACTCCGTCAGGTGTATTTTGGTTTGTATTGGAGGACACAACAGTAA
- a CDS encoding glycosyltransferase, translating into MIFVRDKGRMCNNILQYGHLYAWARANNRKTVSMRFAYKYQYFHICRTRWHNFFVYLFAKYAAKLKLIPTVTFDTPDEDLTEKENAMRHGCLVAEGWYARWYDLFLQYKPEILSLFTFDSHIENKVTSLLETSSKEGIIRLGVHIRRGDYATWNDGRFLYDDKQMVNIIRQFILLHPNKRVVIYICGNDPKLNKQAYSDAFGQENVVFPQGNPGEDLCLLSHCDYLIGPPSTFTLVASMYRNTPLYWIKDINKPLQEDCFDYFDNLFRNII; encoded by the coding sequence ATGATTTTTGTAAGAGATAAGGGAAGGATGTGTAATAACATCCTGCAATATGGACATCTATATGCTTGGGCAAGAGCAAACAACCGGAAGACGGTTTCAATGCGATTTGCTTACAAGTATCAGTACTTTCATATCTGTAGGACTCGTTGGCATAATTTTTTTGTTTATCTTTTTGCAAAGTATGCAGCCAAATTAAAGCTAATACCTACTGTCACATTTGATACACCTGACGAAGACTTAACTGAAAAGGAAAATGCAATGAGGCATGGATGTCTTGTTGCTGAGGGATGGTATGCTCGTTGGTATGACCTTTTCTTACAGTATAAGCCAGAGATATTATCCTTATTTACCTTTGATTCTCACATAGAAAACAAGGTTACTTCATTGCTGGAAACATCGTCTAAAGAGGGTATTATCAGATTGGGTGTACATATCCGTCGTGGTGATTATGCCACATGGAATGATGGTAGATTTCTCTATGACGATAAGCAGATGGTAAATATTATCCGCCAATTTATCCTCCTTCATCCTAATAAACGTGTTGTAATCTATATCTGTGGTAATGATCCAAAACTCAATAAGCAGGCTTATAGCGATGCTTTTGGGCAAGAGAATGTAGTCTTTCCACAAGGTAATCCGGGAGAGGACCTGTGTCTTCTTTCTCATTGCGACTATCTAATTGGACCACCGAGTACGTTTACACTGGTTGCATCAATGTATCGTAACACTCCATTGTATTGGATTAAAGATATCAACAAGCCCTTACAAGAGGATTGCTTTGACTACTTTGATAATCTCTTTCGCAATATCATATAG
- a CDS encoding glycosyltransferase family 2 protein — protein sequence MIKLATVSPCYNEEEVLEQSAAQLIELFDELISQGRISDDSIIVFVNDGSHDRTWEIIQQLHSQHPRIKGINLAHNVGHQNAIMAGMMTAKDWADAVITLDADLQDDYKKCIPQMVDAFEEGNEIVYGVKVSRKADPILKRMSAQAFYHLQEKMGVNSIFNHADFRLMSRQSLEILSGYKERNLYLRGLIPSIGLKSTTVDDRISERKAGTSKYTLRKMLSLALDGITSFSVKPIYYVIYLGIAFLFVTLCIGIYVVHAFLNHTEVAGWASLILSIWLVGAMLMISIGAVGVYIAKIYEEVKQRPLYNISQILD from the coding sequence ATGATAAAACTTGCAACGGTCTCTCCTTGTTACAACGAGGAAGAGGTTTTAGAACAGTCAGCAGCACAGCTCATAGAGCTATTCGACGAACTCATCAGTCAGGGAAGGATTTCCGATGACTCGATAATTGTGTTTGTCAATGACGGAAGCCATGACCGAACATGGGAGATTATTCAACAGCTCCACAGCCAGCATCCACGTATAAAGGGTATCAATCTTGCTCATAACGTGGGACATCAGAATGCTATTATGGCAGGAATGATGACTGCAAAGGACTGGGCTGATGCTGTTATCACACTCGATGCCGACTTGCAAGACGACTATAAGAAATGTATTCCGCAGATGGTTGACGCCTTTGAGGAAGGCAATGAGATTGTCTATGGGGTGAAGGTTTCGCGCAAAGCCGACCCAATATTGAAGCGTATGTCTGCACAGGCCTTCTATCATCTACAAGAGAAGATGGGCGTGAACAGTATCTTTAACCATGCCGACTTCCGTCTGATGAGCCGTCAGTCCTTAGAGATACTCTCTGGATATAAGGAACGTAACCTCTATCTGCGTGGTCTCATCCCTTCTATTGGACTCAAGTCTACAACTGTTGACGATCGTATCAGCGAACGTAAAGCAGGTACTTCTAAATATACTTTGCGCAAGATGCTTAGCTTGGCATTGGATGGTATCACGTCATTCTCCGTAAAACCTATTTATTATGTCATCTATCTTGGTATCGCCTTCTTGTTCGTCACGCTTTGTATTGGTATCTATGTCGTCCATGCTTTCCTCAATCATACGGAGGTGGCGGGCTGGGCTTCACTCATTCTTAGTATTTGGCTCGTGGGTGCTATGCTGATGATTTCTATCGGTGCGGTGGGCGTTTATATTGCCAAAATATATGAAGAGGTAAAGCAGCGTCCACTTTATAACATCAGTCAAATACTCGATTAA
- a CDS encoding glycosyltransferase family 4 protein: protein MNKKIIGYDAKRIVRNGTGLGSYGRTLINDLAPLMPDTNLRLYAPDAGRDDLRNQVELRDNVQFCYPDHLRFRLQRDWWRVKGVVKDLKADGVELYHGLSGELPSGLAAAGIPGVVTIHDLIFLRHPEFYPAIDVFFYKRKFFKTLQEATRIIAISECTKRDILYYGDFPEDKIDLVYQSCSTHFNQSVSPSLIEEARRKYQLPQRYILNVGTVEVRKNILLGIRTMAKLPSDLHLVIVGRQTKYQKKLDAEIKRLGIGKRIHFLQGVPNDLLAAIYNQAEAFIYPSRYEGFGIPIIEAIQSGLPVVAATGSCLEEAGGPDCLYVGPDDVEGNAAAILSAIEHRKEIVSKSQRYVKRFENQDVASQILEVYNKV, encoded by the coding sequence ATGAATAAGAAGATAATAGGTTATGATGCTAAGCGTATCGTAAGAAACGGAACGGGATTGGGTAGCTATGGGCGCACGCTCATTAACGACCTTGCTCCGTTGATGCCTGACACAAACTTACGACTCTATGCTCCTGATGCTGGACGTGACGACCTTCGCAATCAGGTTGAATTGCGAGATAACGTACAGTTCTGCTATCCCGACCACCTTCGTTTTCGTCTGCAGCGTGACTGGTGGCGTGTGAAAGGGGTAGTAAAGGACCTAAAAGCAGATGGAGTAGAACTTTATCACGGTCTTTCGGGTGAACTTCCTTCTGGCTTGGCAGCAGCCGGCATCCCCGGTGTTGTTACTATTCATGACCTTATCTTCCTACGTCATCCAGAGTTCTATCCGGCTATTGACGTTTTCTTCTACAAGCGGAAGTTCTTTAAGACATTGCAGGAAGCTACGCGCATCATTGCTATCAGCGAATGTACGAAGCGTGACATCTTGTATTATGGTGACTTCCCAGAAGATAAGATAGACCTCGTCTACCAGAGTTGTAGTACCCACTTCAACCAGTCGGTAAGTCCTTCACTGATAGAGGAAGCCCGCCGTAAGTATCAACTCCCACAGCGTTATATATTAAATGTAGGAACGGTAGAAGTGCGAAAGAACATCCTTTTGGGTATTCGTACAATGGCAAAGCTACCTTCCGACTTACATCTTGTTATCGTAGGACGACAGACCAAGTATCAGAAAAAGCTCGATGCAGAAATCAAACGCTTAGGAATTGGCAAGCGAATCCATTTCCTTCAAGGTGTACCTAACGACCTTCTCGCAGCTATTTACAATCAGGCTGAGGCTTTCATCTATCCTTCACGCTATGAAGGATTTGGTATTCCTATCATCGAAGCCATACAAAGTGGATTGCCAGTAGTAGCTGCTACGGGTAGTTGTTTGGAAGAAGCGGGTGGTCCTGATTGCCTTTATGTAGGTCCAGACGATGTCGAGGGTAATGCTGCTGCAATCCTTTCAGCGATAGAGCATCGTAAGGAGATAGTCAGCAAGAGTCAACGCTACGTAAAACGATTCGAAAATCAAGATGTAGCCTCTCAGATTCTTGAAGTGTATAATAAGGTATAA
- a CDS encoding glycosyltransferase family 32 protein produces MIPKVIHYCWLSNDPYPDKIRKCMDTWKKVLPDYEIKLWNTENFDMSKAPVYVREAFEQRKWAFAADYIRMYALYTEGGIYLDSDVKVLKSFDEFLNYKFFTSLEYHPKQIEMTGAMDMIDEEGNRIKDDFVSGIQIQAAVMGSEAGCQFVKDVLDDYEKREFIYPEGSNGKGVISPFVYARVMEKYGFKYLDKDQPLEDNMMVFRSEIFAGNKYEATPASYAIHYCAHSWKRTPMEKFNRWLKRNIPCLFPKK; encoded by the coding sequence ATGATACCCAAAGTCATTCATTACTGTTGGCTCAGTAACGACCCATATCCTGATAAGATACGGAAGTGTATGGACACTTGGAAGAAGGTGTTGCCCGACTATGAGATAAAGCTATGGAACACTGAGAACTTTGATATGTCAAAGGCTCCAGTCTATGTGCGCGAAGCTTTCGAGCAACGTAAGTGGGCTTTCGCAGCTGATTATATCCGTATGTATGCGCTATATACGGAGGGTGGCATTTATCTTGACTCTGATGTAAAGGTCTTGAAGTCGTTTGATGAATTCCTCAACTATAAGTTCTTTACTTCTTTGGAGTATCACCCAAAGCAGATAGAGATGACGGGAGCGATGGATATGATTGATGAAGAAGGCAATCGTATCAAGGATGATTTCGTCTCAGGGATACAGATTCAGGCTGCTGTTATGGGTTCTGAAGCTGGCTGTCAGTTTGTGAAAGACGTCTTAGACGACTATGAAAAGCGTGAGTTTATTTATCCAGAAGGTTCTAATGGTAAGGGAGTTATCTCTCCATTTGTCTATGCCAGAGTGATGGAAAAGTATGGCTTTAAGTACTTGGATAAAGATCAACCACTCGAAGACAATATGATGGTGTTCCGTTCGGAAATCTTTGCAGGTAACAAGTATGAGGCAACACCAGCTTCATACGCCATCCATTATTGTGCTCATAGCTGGAAACGAACCCCGATGGAGAAGTTTAATAGATGGTTGAAAAGGAACATCCCTTGTCTGTTTCCTAAGAAATAA
- a CDS encoding polysaccharide deacetylase family protein has translation MILLSFDTEEFDVPREHGVDFSIEEGMKVSIEGTIRILDILKANNVCATFFCTGNFAELAPEVMERIKNEGHEVACHGVDHWQPKPEDVFRSKEIIERVTGVKVAGYRQPRMFPVSDEDIEKAGYLYNSSLNPAFIPGRYMHLTTPRTWFMRGPVMEIPASVSPHLRIPLFWLSMHNFPEWFYLRLVRQVLRHDGYFVTYFHPWEFYDLKSHPEFKMPFIIKNNSGHDLEQRLDRFIKAMKADKQEFITYVDFVNRQKK, from the coding sequence ATGATATTACTAAGCTTCGATACGGAAGAGTTTGATGTACCACGTGAACATGGGGTAGACTTCTCGATTGAAGAGGGCATGAAGGTATCCATTGAGGGTACGATTCGCATCCTCGACATACTGAAGGCAAACAACGTCTGTGCCACCTTCTTCTGCACAGGCAACTTTGCAGAACTGGCACCAGAGGTCATGGAACGCATAAAGAACGAAGGTCACGAGGTGGCTTGTCATGGTGTTGACCACTGGCAACCCAAACCAGAGGACGTTTTCCGTTCTAAGGAAATCATCGAACGTGTAACAGGTGTGAAGGTTGCGGGCTATCGTCAGCCACGTATGTTCCCTGTATCGGATGAGGATATAGAGAAGGCTGGCTACCTTTATAACTCTTCTTTGAACCCTGCTTTCATACCGGGTCGATACATGCATCTCACCACTCCACGTACATGGTTTATGCGTGGTCCAGTCATGGAGATACCTGCCAGTGTCAGTCCTCACCTACGCATTCCACTCTTCTGGCTTTCCATGCATAACTTCCCAGAGTGGTTCTATCTTCGTTTAGTTCGACAGGTATTGCGCCACGATGGCTATTTCGTGACCTATTTCCACCCATGGGAGTTCTATGATCTCAAGTCACATCCAGAGTTTAAGATGCCATTTATCATTAAGAACAACAGTGGACACGATTTGGAACAGCGTCTTGACCGCTTTATCAAGGCAATGAAGGCAGACAAGCAGGAGTTTATTACCTACGTAGACTTTGTCAATCGACAGAAGAAATAA
- a CDS encoding GtrA family protein: MVIRIKELWQRWRKDFWRLFRFGITGTICSLIHYGIYCLCLLFTNTTIAYTAGYGVGLLCNYGLTTYFTFKGKPSKNNVAGFVGSHILNYLLEIGLLHLFLWMGASKWLSPILVMVIVVPINFVLLRLVFVKGKK, from the coding sequence ATGGTGATACGCATTAAAGAGCTTTGGCAACGCTGGCGAAAAGACTTCTGGCGACTCTTCCGTTTTGGAATAACGGGCACTATATGCTCGCTCATCCATTATGGAATCTATTGTCTTTGTCTGCTGTTTACGAATACAACTATAGCCTACACAGCTGGTTACGGAGTGGGACTTCTTTGTAACTACGGACTTACAACCTACTTTACTTTTAAAGGGAAGCCATCAAAGAATAATGTTGCTGGCTTCGTTGGTAGCCACATACTCAATTATCTTTTAGAGATAGGACTGCTCCATCTCTTCCTTTGGATGGGTGCAAGCAAATGGCTGTCGCCTATCCTTGTGATGGTGATAGTAGTACCTATCAACTTCGTTTTACTACGTCTTGTGTTTGTGAAAGGGAAGAAATAG
- a CDS encoding glycosyltransferase family 87 protein: MKDRIKQLLHHPLLSNRWFLMGLWFIIALAGMLKYNRSFNNFLIFRGVYWHTMNQTLLYTAYPAEYWDVNHYGPVFSLVIAPFAILPLWAGMLLWLVFLTAWLYLAIVRSGLREKQKIFILWFCGITLPTALFMQQFNIAVAAMILSSFFLIEKEKDGWAAFFIVLGTLVKLYGIVGLAFFLFSRHKLRLLMWLAIWSVVLFCAPMAISSPAYVIGQYHEWYINLVEKNAENLGSIQQNISLLGLVRRTTGCMNYSDLWLILPGMALFALPYLRFSQYKNLAFRETILASVLLFVILFSTGSEASGYVIALLGVCIWYTAAPWKRGKWAIALMVFVFLLSGMGSSDIFPKFIREAYIKQYALRALPISILWLWLCYELCTKDYAPIEKVDAHE, translated from the coding sequence ATGAAAGATAGAATAAAGCAACTCTTACACCACCCCCTGCTCTCTAACCGATGGTTCCTTATGGGCTTATGGTTTATCATTGCCCTTGCAGGAATGCTGAAATACAACCGAAGTTTCAATAACTTCCTTATCTTTCGTGGTGTTTACTGGCACACAATGAACCAAACTTTACTCTATACAGCCTATCCTGCGGAGTATTGGGATGTGAATCATTATGGTCCGGTGTTCTCTCTTGTCATCGCACCTTTTGCTATTCTGCCTCTTTGGGCGGGTATGTTGCTATGGTTAGTGTTCCTAACAGCATGGCTATATTTAGCTATTGTGCGTTCAGGACTGCGTGAAAAGCAAAAGATTTTCATACTTTGGTTCTGTGGAATAACGCTCCCAACGGCCCTTTTTATGCAGCAGTTCAATATTGCTGTGGCTGCAATGATTCTCTCTTCTTTCTTCCTTATTGAGAAAGAAAAGGACGGTTGGGCAGCTTTCTTCATCGTCTTAGGAACGTTGGTGAAGTTATATGGCATCGTGGGGTTGGCTTTCTTCCTATTCTCACGACACAAGTTGCGTTTATTGATGTGGCTTGCAATATGGTCAGTTGTACTCTTTTGTGCGCCAATGGCTATCAGTTCGCCTGCTTATGTCATAGGACAATATCATGAATGGTACATTAACTTGGTGGAAAAGAATGCAGAAAATCTTGGCTCTATTCAGCAGAATATCTCCCTCTTAGGGCTTGTTCGTCGTACAACTGGTTGTATGAACTATTCTGATCTATGGCTGATTCTGCCCGGAATGGCACTCTTTGCCCTTCCTTACCTGCGTTTCTCACAGTATAAGAACCTTGCCTTCCGTGAGACAATACTCGCCTCTGTACTCTTGTTTGTTATCCTTTTCAGTACAGGTAGCGAAGCCAGCGGATATGTGATAGCCTTGTTAGGCGTTTGTATATGGTACACCGCTGCTCCTTGGAAGCGTGGAAAGTGGGCGATAGCATTGATGGTATTTGTCTTCCTACTCTCTGGTATGGGTAGTAGCGACATCTTTCCAAAGTTCATTCGAGAAGCATATATCAAGCAATATGCCCTCCGTGCGTTACCAATCAGTATTCTCTGGCTGTGGCTTTGTTATGAGTTATGCACAAAGGATTATGCTCCTATAGAAAAGGTTGATGCTCATGAATAA